The genomic stretch AAAAAGGGATAATAAATAAAAGGATGAGGGTCAAATATTTCATATACATGGAGGTTGGTTAGTAAATTTTAGGCAAAAATACCTAATATTTTTAATAAAATCAAGCCAATTTTAAGTAAATTAAGGTGTCTTTTCAATTAAAATTAAAAATCGTTTGAAAAAATATACTTTTTAGTACAGATTTTCTAGGTTTGGGGATACGCTCTCTCTAGCATCAAATACAAAGCAAGTTCCTTTAAAGTGCTTTTTACCGCATTTTTTAAAGTAATTTAATATACCGCCTTCTAACTGATAAACTTCTGTGTAACCAGTTTCTAATAAATAGGCGGTTGCTTTTTCGCAGCGAATTCCCCCGGTACAAAATGTCACTATAGGCATATTTTTGAGCTTTTCAGGCAATTTTTTTACCGCATTTGGAAAATCTCTAAATCGATTAAGGTCTAAATTTAGGGCATTTTCAAAACTACCAAGTTCAACTTCAAAACTATTTCGTGTGTCCATAAGCACTAAGTCAGGCCAATTTTTTAGCCAAATATTGAGCATTTCCGGAGTTATATATGGGGCAGTTTGTTTTGTGGGGTCTATGCTATCAATACCAAAAGATATGATTTCTTTTTTCACCTTAACAAGCATTTTTTTAAAGGGTTGAAAGTTAGAAAAACTTTTTTTAAATTCTAAATTTTGAAAATAGGAATAAGCATTCAGAAAATTGTGAAAGGTGATAATTGCATCATTTTCACCAGATATAAATAGATTAATTCCCTCAATGCTTAATAGCACAGTTCCTTTTAAGCCTAATTCTTTAGCTTTTGATTTAATTGAAATTTGTAATTTTGGTAAAATATGGGCAGATAATTGAACAAAACGATAAGCAGTTATATTGATAATAGATAACATATTGTCATTTTAGATAGTTATAGGTTTGCAAATTAAATAGATTTTTCTGGTGCTGGAACCAGGATTCGAACCCGGGACCTACTGATTACAAATCAGTTGCTCTACCAACTGAGCTATTCCAGCAGTGAATAGAAGAGCCAAATTGTAGTCAATTTAATATAAATTAGCAATTTAATCATCCGATTTTAACTTTACTCGAATTTCTCCACTATTAAAATAATGAATTTGATTTTTAATTTGCACGCAAAGTTGCCCTTGTGTGTTTATACCTCTTCCCACTCCTTCTAGAAAATTATTCTGATTTTGTATTGTGATTAATTTACCAGCTAAGTTATCCAGCCGTTGCCAATCCCCCATAAAATAGTCTAAGCCTTTAGCCTCAAATACCAAGAGGCTATGAAGCAAATTTTTTAAAATGAGTACAGCAAGTTGATTGCGCCGCGGTGGTAAATTTTGTATCGAAAAGATACTTGTAATAGCTTGATGGTTAATGGGCGAATGATTAGTAGAGGGGTTATAAAGATTTAAACCCATTCCAATAACCATTCTTTGGATTTTCTGCTCAATAGACCG from Rickettsiella endosymbiont of Miltochrista miniata encodes the following:
- a CDS encoding rhodanese-related sulfurtransferase; the encoded protein is MLSIINITAYRFVQLSAHILPKLQISIKSKAKELGLKGTVLLSIEGINLFISGENDAIITFHNFLNAYSYFQNLEFKKSFSNFQPFKKMLVKVKKEIISFGIDSIDPTKQTAPYITPEMLNIWLKNWPDLVLMDTRNSFEVELGSFENALNLDLNRFRDFPNAVKKLPEKLKNMPIVTFCTGGIRCEKATAYLLETGYTEVYQLEGGILNYFKKCGKKHFKGTCFVFDARESVSPNLENLY